One genomic segment of Devosia sp. includes these proteins:
- the ndk gene encoding nucleoside-diphosphate kinase, which produces MAIERTFSIIKPDAVRRNLIGKIVAKFEENGLRPIAMKKIHMTRAQAEGFYAVHKERPFFGELVEQMIASPVVVQVLEGEGAILKNREIMGATNPANAAEGTIRKEFALSVGENSVHGSDAPETAAQEIKFFFGDDELVG; this is translated from the coding sequence ATGGCGATCGAACGCACCTTCTCCATCATCAAGCCCGATGCCGTCCGCCGCAACCTGATCGGCAAGATCGTCGCCAAGTTCGAAGAGAACGGCCTGCGCCCGATCGCGATGAAGAAGATCCACATGACCCGCGCCCAGGCCGAAGGCTTCTACGCGGTTCACAAGGAACGCCCCTTCTTCGGCGAACTGGTCGAGCAGATGATTGCTTCCCCGGTTGTCGTGCAGGTCCTCGAAGGCGAAGGCGCGATCCTCAAGAACCGTGAGATCATGGGCGCCACCAATCCGGCCAACGCCGCCGAAGGCACCATCCGCAAGGAATTCGCCCTGTCCGTCGGTGAAAACTCGGTCCACGGCTCCGACGCCCCGGAAACCGCCGCCCAGGAAATCAAGTTCTTCTTCGGCGATGATGAACTGGTTGGGTGA